The Epinephelus fuscoguttatus linkage group LG7, E.fuscoguttatus.final_Chr_v1 DNA window TGCTATACAATGGCGAGTTATTTTATGATGGTTTGTTGCGTTAAGTGAAGGTAACATATTTTTCTTACAGTTTAAAACTGCTGTATAAATTAATAATTCATCGTGACGGTTCTGTAAATATACAAGGTTACATCTTTGTATCTGCTATGTTTCTCTTTTCTGTATATTTGAGGCAATTTTCTTTTGGTTTGCCAATAAATTCATATGTTCCTCTATTTTTATTGcctggtttttattttatagcagtGTAAAAATATAAGGGTGAAAAATCAATCGGTCTCAAGACCACTTTTTAAAGATCTCATCTAAGACTTGCCTGCATTTTTATTCAGTCTTGTCTTGatctcagacaaagaggactctagattttatttcaagaccaGTCATGACTGCAGGGATATCCCTAAATTATTTGTGCAAAAGAGGAGTGTGATAGTGCCTACtaattattttataaagacatttacacatacatatacacacatacatggatggattactgaacaggcctactggGAAGTGAAAACAAGCCTGGGGGCCCAAAGGTTCAGGGGCCCTCAtggccttcatctgcaaaatgccATTTGTACAGACACATACCAACCATAAAGAGACTTAAGCGAGATTTATAATTGTGTGGCAgaccctacgccgtagcctacaccccataaatacaacatgctaatgttattagcacaagcctatggcattttacattgtattagcctagcgacaagcggtTATTTCCTTTATTCATATGACTGCCTATGGTTTGTACGTTCCACATTTTATCAATTTATCATGTGGTCATGACTTTGTCTCGGATTAGGTGATCTGGACTACTACACTGCTGGTAGTTCACACAGTGGTTTCTGTCACACCCTGTCAGTTAATGAGAATTTCACATGGTTTACAAAGGGATCAGTTACCAAAGCACATCCTGGTTGTAggacggctgctgctgctggttgagaTATTCTCTGGGTGCAACTTGAGTTTCATCTGTGTTCTCTGCCTAATTCTACAAGAGCTGCATTTATATCAGTTTTTTAATAAGGGAATAAATACAGAgattaagaaataaaaacatgggcAGAACAATCTTTGATCTTTTATTTTGCCTCTTTAATAATATGTCAGAAAGTCACTGGGCAGATTATTATCAGGTGTTATGATGCCAACCTGAGCATCAAACATTGTGAGCTAACAGTTTAAGACAGGAGGCCCTCAGATTCTGTACAAAAAGTTGCCCTCGGCATCAAAGAAGTCATTTCCAATTTGCATCGCCGGATGAGGCTTTTCCATTTCTATGAACTCTTCAAGCTCTTCCTCTGTCAGCAGCCATCCATCCCAGCCCTCCTCGTCCTCTTCGTCCTCCTCTGTAGGATTTGTGTGAGAAATGCTGTCCTCTTCCTCTGATCTTGCCGCAGGGACATCTTTACTGATACCAGGTCTGAACTGGGTGGGCAGAAGAGTGACAGGGGCAGCGGGACTCTTAGCGAGGGAACCTGAGCCTTCATCCCGAAGCATTAAAGTCCTGTCAGCCACAGGCACCACTGCTCCTTTAGTGCTTCCAGGTGGGAGTGCAGCTGATGTGCGGTTTCCAGGCAGCTTTAACCTGTCTTGCTCTGTTCCAGCACCTGAAGGCAGCACCTGCTGTCTGAGTTCAGCCATTACTTTGGCATCCTGCTTGGCTTTTCTTTGAGGGACAGGGACAAACTTGCTTCTGAGGACTCTCAGGATGACATCAGGGGTAACAGAGAAGCCTTCAGCCAGACGCCCTACTGTCCACTCTTCTGGTTGCTCCTGTTTCAGATACCTGAAAAATGAGACATATTTTAAAGTTCCAGTCTGTAGGATTTCAagggatatattgacagaaattaaACCCTACCTAATAAGTAccttttctttagtgtgtaatcacctgaaaaaaggacctatcttagaatgagctgtttatatctacatagggagcaggtccacCTCTATAGGGATCACTATGTTGAAACacagtgtttctacagtagcccagaataggCTTGTGCCGATTTCCAGTTTAACCGGTTCGGTCCGGTTTAAGAGCTATACCTGGTTTATAATTCACGTCGAccggataaaaaaaaaaaaagcttttcacatCGGCGGCgtgtcaagggactatattcaacttatcttgcattataacatgcattatgacaacttaataagctttatgtttgtttataaatgaagtggaggagcctacaagtgttttgtttagtttgtctcagaggcttcAGAGGGACTCGCAGATCCGCTctgctcagctgtctgctgatgctgcgagagatcaaatttcattggGGCCGGGGAAAAGTGCGagggagtcagcagtcattcaggcctagtccacacgagcacgggtatttttaaaaccgaacttttttggcctccagtttttaaaaaatatgcgTCCGTACGAGCGGTGTAATAAAAATACTTCCGTCCACATGACACCGCAAATTCCACTATCAAGCAATGTcatacacatgccaaagcagtaggtggcgatataactcctaactgccattgtagccaatcagaaggcagTAAAACGTCATTAGCGGAAAAACAACAATCTCTGAACTCCCCCTGACACCGgacttttccaaaaagttcaCCGTGGACTCCGGTTACAAATAACTCCGGTTACAAAGGCCCAAAACTGCGGTTGCGCgtggatgaaaggccaaaccgtgagcaaagagtcacggttttataaataccCGCAttggtgtggacagcccctcagtttgttgccctagtaacccatttccactgaagaagttcctggtactatttggggggctggaactactacaggaacgtcctctcgctcggccctctcaaccgctgtgtctccactgagagagcggagtcgGAGGAAGGTTCCGTGGTGTCCTTctgcgtcttcttcttcttgtgtaaccttgtgtgtattggcggttaatacagcattactgcctcctagtggattggaagcgcattacacctataatgggcttttattgggaaaaatagctcaaatgcgacccccagtggtaaaattaggtatataattcgATATATCGGTTtggttagatatttggctttaaatcaaaccggttggaaaattttcaatCCACACAAAcctagcccagaacagacaaaccaaacaccaactctagatagggccattcatgctTTTGCGTCAGCCACCCTAGTTCGCAGCCCCTCCGCAACAAGAACGttgaaaaaacacagattttttaaaacgtgaaactgttttatccagtgtttctactggtttaaatcactgggtccactTCTtttagaaactgtaaaaacctcctgaatatcTAGAATTTTAGTGATCAGAAAagaaggtgagcacacattaggcGGTGCTACATTAGTGGCCCTAATCTGACATCCCAAACTGCTTCGAAGAGACCCTGATTGTAACGTGAGACTGcttctttctgtgtttttactgattttattatctgtccatttgttttggagaggaagagacctctgtaaaTAATTCAGCTCTCGGTAAAACCCTCATGAACAATGAACTCTGATGGAATTTCTAACAGGGAGAAGATTTAGCTGGATGCAATttacaatcctcaccactagatgccactaaatccccctcaATCTTACAAACTGTTTCTTTAAGCCTTATTGAAAGGGGgaactacgcccattttcaaaattcatacttGTAATTCCTATGCTCTGAGACCAGTGGTTTCCAGATGCTctagccatggggtccagatttctccttataTTAGTCAAGGTCTACTCAGTATAATATATttagtgtcatacttgcatttggccatgtcattgagctagtttgatgtctctgtcaagtacctgtctgttagtcactcactctacagcaggaaacggcacttcaaaataaaagctatatgccagaaattcactgtactttgaaatcaagtgtgttttttacaaacttgacacatttgtggACACTTGCGGCCCATTAAGAATAGACcagcaacccacttttggaccaagACCCGCCGTTTGGGAACTACTGGTCTatgacagtccaaaaatattggtgaacatgaacaactctctcccaaatccaaaagctaGAGTGCTAAagctcaaacttgtgatgtcacaggatataaagtctggagctgctccatagacaacaaatggtgaaagatgttatagatgacactgagagcacacaGGGGAATGCTCTGGGTATatgggaacattttctgtttcagaacttaGAACATTACCATAGAATAATACTTATATGGGTATAAAAAAGATATCAAACATTCATGGGTCCACAAATTCATTGCCTGTGGCGCGGGTCCAGACTTtacacttgatgacatcacagcttGTAGATTTACAGACATTTCTTGGGTAAGTGAGTGTAAACAACAAAGCTCCTCACCTGATCTGCTCAATAGCATCCCAGGTCAGCTTCCTCTGCGGAGCTCCTGATGGAGTCATCTGCCTCCTCAGTATATGATATTTCACAGtcttctgtctcttcctcccctcACTGGAAAACATGAGAGGAAGCTTAACTTCACATAGATTATACAGACAGCACACACAAAGCATTGTATAGGAGTAATGTTGACTCTTACTCAACCAAGGCCTGGAGCTTGTCCTCCACATCCTCTACCCCAAGTTCATCATCAGACATCTCATCAGCGTCTGCAGGAGCTCTGTTTggtgctctgtctctgtgcacATGGCTCTGTCCCCTCCACGCCTTACTGGCTCCTCTGCTCGCAAACCGACAGCTGTTCATAGACACAGGAGGCATCACTGACAGAGCACCGAGcctggagagcagggagaggaCCTGGAGAGGTCGGGCCATGCTCACAGACACTGTGTCCCTTTTAACCAGTATCTCTAGCTTGTTCTTCCCCAAAGATGTTCACACAACCAGACACAAGTTAACACACACTGACGCGCGTGTAACACTTCAACTGTCCACTGCTGCTCACCGGAGTTACTTAATTTCTATTCCGTTATTTTACAACAGAGGAGCCACTTCACCAAAACTAACAACACCCACAGTCATGCCATACACGCATAAACCCCTCGTGAATATACTTCCGCAAACATGACTCTCAAAACATAAAGACGGTGCGGTGCTGCCCTCTGCCGGAGCGGAGGTGAACAACAAGACCAAAACAAATGACAGCAACTTTCAGGGTGCAACTCACAAAAAGAGCAATTTACATCTGTGTCAGTCTTTaactttttaaagaaatgttatTATAGTGGACCTAAACTGAACAAAGAGGCTCTCTTGTAACATGAAGCGCATTAAGTCTGCTATCATATGGGTACACAACTTGCTTTGCCAGGGGGCCactttttcaaaatgacaaGAGGCCAGGGGGCAATTAATAAACTAATATAATGAATGAAGTaataaatgaattgcctttttccAACCTTTTGATGTTTATTGTCCTTATTCATCTTTGCCAAGAGGAAAATTACAGCCCTGCATAGGTCAAGTGTGTGTACACATTTGGGTCATAGCCAGGACCTCTGGGGACAGGGGAATCCTtgtggtactttttttttttaaataaacaaatctgtatTCAATGCTTCATTCACAAAATGACCTTTTGTAAATCAATCAAGCGGCCTtccaaccattttctaatttacaatgaaaataatgattcacactcactttttttttttacactcacttttttttcactttaaagtAAGTTGCTggagtgcataaaaaagcattaaaggaatattttcCCAACagaaatgaccatttgtttatcagttagTCATGCCCTGTTATcctaaatttgtgaagaaaactttcctCTCATATGCTTCCATGGACAATGAGGGACACAGTGATTGATAGATTGGGGACTAGCGttttacagcagcaaaactgtatcaaaacaccagtttacaaacactcacacaacttATCAACTTAATCTCAGTAGGCCTTCTTCCAaaatacatgcatttttgctttaaaaaatcaTCATGTAGCATGTATTTGGTAAAGTATTTGGTAAtgtattggagtctggctttgaagagagcataagAGCatactttcagttcagtttaaaaaagtaaggttttagtgaaaatgcatgtgtttgggaagtactgagcacaccactagagtttgtaaatgcatgttttgatatagtttttgCTGTTGCTGGTCCACACTCAGTCAATGAATTATATGTTTGCCTTTATATTGGAGgcctgcaagaaaaacaaagatttccTTATGAATTCAAGGCAACAGagcatgactaattgattttaaaaatgaggGAAAGATTCCTTTGAGGCCTTTTGTGCACTCCTGCAACATATTTACCttaaaagtagaaaaaataaaaagtagaaaaaagtattttcattgtgaattacaatttcaatttcaattccatataATATGACAAGACCCAGATAGTAAATACTATATCCCAGGGGagctgtcagagaaaacaaaaaattaaaacaaaatggcgaCACCTGCCGGGCTCCCGGGGCTCTGCATCCTGCTCTGTCCCCGGTGCTCATGTGTCACGCAGCTGCGCACCTCCTCCCTGGCGCCGTTGTTTCATTTGCGCCATTTTGTCCGCTCACTTTGTTGATTGGGCTTTAGCGAGCTGTACtagagccaatcagagggaaaCCGGACAGCGAAGATACGGTAAGGGAGACCCGATTGAAGGCATTGGTAGTTGTCAGCACGGATTGGTTTGCCATGGACCAACCAAATTACTAACCCAGCTAAATGCAAAAAACTCGAATGGCAGTTTGATTTCGACCGCTGCGTCCCGGGCTGGGTAACTTCTTGTCCCTAATGTTGGCTCCTGTGAGGAAACGTGATCTCTGGTGCTCCGTGAGccttaagctaacgttagctaaaatATACAACCTCAAACAAAGGGACGGCTGATAACGCCAACGTCCTCCTGTCAGAAAAACGCTGCCTAGCAAACAATCATCATATATCATTAACGATAACCACCATAAAGACTGGCGTTAGCTGTTTACCTGCTAACTGGCCTCCCTGTTGTGCTTTGTAGCATTTACACGGctttttagctagctagctgacgTTAGCCTTGTTAGCTCCCACGACAATATCCTGTTAGCAAAACAAGCAAGCCAGCTGCTGACCTATATCATTCAGTGTGGGGTCCATATATCACCTCTGAATCTCATACACAAAATTTTACATATAACGTCATAAATTAGTGTGATGAATTTAAATTATTAGGGACGCTAATGTGTCCCCTTTTGTGTAATGTGTAACGTTTTCAAACAATGAGTTGGCAGTAACGTTAAATATCAATTGTGAACACCTTGTTTCCTTTCTGGGTGATCAAAAAGGTTGTGGGtgaatatatattaaaatatataccTAAGAATCATACATTTAACGTCAGCTAATACTGTATGTGTCCTTCTTTTGTTTCTAGAGAGGGTTGTGACAATAACAAGCCATGGAGCAGTACACCACTGCCACCACCACTACTGGGGAGCAGATAGTTGTGCAGACTGCCAATGGACAGATCCAACAGCAGGTGAGCTCAGGATTGACTGATAAATTTGGTTTTGCTAAATAAAAGTCTGGTATACCATCAACAGTTAAACCCTCTGCTATAAGATCACAGGTAACAGGTGCCCAATGGATTCCAGATCCAGTCTATTTTCCTGATATTTGTCTGAGACTGTATTGTCCTGTATTATCCTGCCTTGCCTGCAGACACAGGGCACAGTGACGGCTGTGCAGCTGCAAACAGAGGCGCCAGTGGTGACGGCCTCAGGCCAGCAGGTGCAGACACTCCAGGTAGTGGTGTCACCGCCGTCGCCCTGTGTCACTACAGTGTTACAACCTACGAGTTTGCATGCTACAAGCAGGGCTGTTTCTCATGACCCATCTCTGTGCTGTTTGGTTC harbors:
- the ngrn gene encoding neugrin, whose product is MARPLQVLSLLSRLGALSVMPPVSMNSCRFASRGASKAWRGQSHVHRDRAPNRAPADADEMSDDELGVEDVEDKLQALVDEGRKRQKTVKYHILRRQMTPSGAPQRKLTWDAIEQIRYLKQEQPEEWTVGRLAEGFSVTPDVILRVLRSKFVPVPQRKAKQDAKVMAELRQQVLPSGAGTEQDRLKLPGNRTSAALPPGSTKGAVVPVADRTLMLRDEGSGSLAKSPAAPVTLLPTQFRPGISKDVPAARSEEEDSISHTNPTEEDEEDEEGWDGWLLTEEELEEFIEMEKPHPAMQIGNDFFDAEGNFLYRI